ATAGCTCACCCCATGCACGTAACGCGTCTAGAAGGGGGTGGTGGACCGGCCGGGATTTGAACCCGGGACCTCTCGGGTGCGAACCGAGCGCTCTTCCAGGCTGAGCTACCGGCCCACCTCTAGACCCGCTCTTTCCATGCACGGTGTTACGGCCGCCACTCCCCCTATAGCCTTTTGCCTATGAGTGGTTGTGGGGGTAGTGGTTCCAGTGGACGTCTTGGACGAGGTTTTCGAGAGAGTAGTGAAGGCTAGGATATTCCGGAATCGCTCTGTGCTCTCACCCGACTATATACCCGACAAGCTGCCCCACCGTGAGCGGGAGATACGCGCGCTCGGCAGTATCGTTGCGCAGGCGCTGAAGGGCGAGAGGCCCAGCAACGTGTTCATCTACGGCTTGACCGGCACGGGCAAGACTGCCGTCACGCTATACGTGCTGAGGAGGCTAGAGGCTAAGGCCAAGGAGCTTGGAGCCCCCGTCTCTTACATATATGTCAACTGCAGGCAGCGTGACACGCCGTACAAGGTTCTAGCCGAGATAGCCTCTACTCTCGACGTGCGTGTACCATTTACGGGCCTCTCTACAGCCGAGGTATACACGAGGCTCGTTAGGAGGCTCAAGAAGCTCCGTGGCCACGTGATAGTAGTCGTACTTGACGAGATAGACTGGCTTGTAAAGAGGAAGGGCGACGACCTGCTGTACAAACTGACGCGTATCGGCTACGAGCTTGGTCTGGACGCCGCGAAGGTCAGCATCATAGGTGTCACGAACGATGTGAAACTTGTCGAGATGCTTGATGCGAGAGTTCGTAGTAGCCTCGGGGAGGAGGAGATAGTCTTCCCGCCCTACAACGCTAAGCAGCTTGAGGATATCCTGCGGGAGAGGGCTGAACTCGCCTTCAACCCCGGCGTGCTAGAGCCCGACGTCATACCGTTCTGTGCGGCGCTCGCCGCAAGAGAGCATGGCGACGCTCGCAGGGCCCTAGACCTGCTTCGCGTGGCTGGCGAGCTTGCAGAGAGGGAGGGTGCAGACAAGGTGACAGTGGAGCATGTGAAGCGCGCGTGGGTCGAGATAGAGAGGGATCGTGTGAGGGAGGTTGTCTCGACGCTACCCCTGCACGCCAAGCTAGTACTGCTCGCTGTGCTCGAGTTGACAGCCGAGGGTAAGAGGTACACCACGACGGGAGAGCTCTACGATACCTACTCTAATCTAGCGTCTAAACTTGGCATAGAGAGGGTCACGCAGAGGAGAGTATCGGATATAATCGCGGAGCTTGACATGCTTGGGGTGATATC
The Pyrolobus fumarii 1A DNA segment above includes these coding regions:
- a CDS encoding ORC1-type DNA replication protein; its protein translation is MDVLDEVFERVVKARIFRNRSVLSPDYIPDKLPHREREIRALGSIVAQALKGERPSNVFIYGLTGTGKTAVTLYVLRRLEAKAKELGAPVSYIYVNCRQRDTPYKVLAEIASTLDVRVPFTGLSTAEVYTRLVRRLKKLRGHVIVVVLDEIDWLVKRKGDDLLYKLTRIGYELGLDAAKVSIIGVTNDVKLVEMLDARVRSSLGEEEIVFPPYNAKQLEDILRERAELAFNPGVLEPDVIPFCAALAAREHGDARRALDLLRVAGELAEREGADKVTVEHVKRAWVEIERDRVREVVSTLPLHAKLVLLAVLELTAEGKRYTTTGELYDTYSNLASKLGIERVTQRRVSDIIAELDMLGVISARVVSRGRYGKTRMITLSADPKAVRDALSEDPLVRILLGAE